The DNA region TGACTGCCCATGGATGCTACAGGGGAtggggcacctccagggctTCGGTGGATCGGTACAGGCAACGCTGCCCCAGAGGGCTAACGCTGGTCCCAGAGGGCTAACTCTGGCCCCGGGCTaaccccagggctctgcaccaccccagcagcccccgCTGAAGCTTTGCAAAATGCAGACCGGGTGCtcggcagcagcaggaaggaatcAGGTTTTCGGGAAGCGGGGAAAGTGACGCAGTGTTCACCCCTAACTCCATCCCGAGTCGGCAGGGTGGTGCCAGCGACAGCCGCCTGGTCCATGGGATGGCACCAGTGGAGGGGGACGTTCCTGAAGGCAGGATGCGGGGCAGGGTTTGCACGGGGATGCAGAGGCTTGGCGTGGGAACGGGCAGGATAGAGAAGCTCCTGAGCGAtccagagcaggaggaagcagagctggcgGCTCTCCCGCCCGGCTGGCAGAGCCTGTGTCAGCTGTGGCGGCAGCAGCCGGTGCCACATTCCCGGCGAGTCCAGGCTCTCCTCCTCCCGCAGGTGCTGCCTGCTCCGAGCCTGCTGCTATGCCAGGCTGGCAGCGCGGCGGTGCCGCGTGGGACCGGTCCAGCCCCTCTCTACGGCCCGGGCAGGGATCCCCTCCTGCAGTGAGTGCTCGCCCGGGGCTCGGGACGCCCCTTCCCACAGCATCCCCTCTTCCGCGGCGCCCTTTCCCGGGCTGCCCGGGGGAGCTCTCAGGCGCGTTCTCGGTGCCCGCAGGTTCGGGGACGCGCTGCCAGCGAGCCGCCTGCAGGTGCGAGAGGGCGGCGCGGCTGTGCCGGGCTCGGCTCGGCCGGGCTCAGCTGGGCCGGGCTCAGCTGGGCCGCCGCGCCTGGTGCCGGGGACGAGCCGGACGCTGCTGAAGCAAAAACTCCCTCTGCGAAACCATCTCCGGGCTGATTGGCGAAGGGACGGCGCCGGCAGCGCTTCCCAGCCCTGGCGAGTCTCCTCCTCGGGGCCTTTTGGCTTCGAGGCGAGGACAAGAACCCTCCGGTCAAGTCGCGTCACGGCATGCGAGGAGGGGGAGCGGCGCTCCCTGATGTCCAGCACAGCAAAACGAGGGAGGAGAGGACACCTACCCCTCGTCCCGGTGAGGGCGGGATGCAAAGCGACCCCCTTGGCAGCCTGTCCGCTCCCTCCGCTTCCTGCTTCACAGCAAATTCCCTCCTGTTGctccaaaataaaaccagagagCCCAAAGCACTAGCGTGCAGTGACTCTGCTGAGCCCAGCAACCACCCCTCATCTCTCAGACAGGTTTCCTGTTGAAGTACCCAGCAAAAATGACACTGGAGAGGTGACAGAACTCACCCCTGAATTGTCCCAACTCAGCTCTAAACCTTCAGTCTCTGAAAATGTCCAGTTTTTCTGGGAGACGGAGAATGAGGCTGGtggaagggctgggggcaggcacGATGGTGTGGGAGGGCCGGGCTTGGACTGCCatggtccttgtgggtcccttccagctcgaGATACTCTGTGATCCCCTAAATCTCTGCTGACACCATGGCCGGGAGCCTGCCTCACACCCTGTGCTGAGCAAAACAGAGTTCTCACCAGAAAAGAATGTTTTGGCCCAATTCTGCAACAGCCCTGAGCACATTCCTTAGGaaaaggcagctcaggcagctgctgcttccccccAATTTCAGCATCCCCAGGTTTCGTGCCTTGGTCTCCAGGCTCCAAACCACCTTAGGGGGGCTCAGCAATGAAATAAAGGCACAGCAAGAGAACACTGTTTCCTCAGGGGCTGATgcccagctggaattcccatccTGGACTGCCCCACAGCTGCAATCAATGGCACCAGGAAATAGCCCTGAaatcagcactgctgctgccagctgcccccCGGGAATCAGGAAATCACCTGTGTGCAACCCcgggggagaggaggaaggagccctTTGCCCAGCAGATGATAATTGCAGGGCATAAATCAAGGATCAAATCCTCACCGAGGGCATGGATATCCCAGACAGATTGCAGGCTGGGACAAACTGAATCACACTCTCCCTTTGTAAATTCTGGGTGAATTTTAACCATCCATGAATTTTCCTGCTTGGACATCCGGCTGTACAAATCCATTCATACAAATCCTCCAAATGCTGAAGGTTTGGCTCAGATGCTGCACCCCCTCAGAGCATTGCAATAAACTGGGCTGCAAGAGTTGTGGTTTTCATACCATGAAACAAatccacagcttcccaggaggcATTTGGCTTGGGGGAAGGCTTATTTCCCATTTGGAGAAGGGATCCTGCAAAGCTGCCACAGGTagaggggctggggtggagAGGCTTTCAGTGGAGCTCAGCCAGTTTGATGGACAAGAATATCTCTTATTCCCTGTGACAAAACTGCTTGTGGACTTGGAAAATCCTGAATTATGGCAAATCCTGGTTAGCCAATTACCTCAACACCCCCCAGGGGACTATTTAAATTAGCCCAGAGAGCTGATGAGGCACAGGGCCCATGCCAGAGGGGGGAAGAGATTTTGCTGAGCTGAGTTCCCTTCTCTCAGCATCTCTCTGATTCCCACACAAGTTGCATCCTTgttccctgcctcagtttccctacCAGCCCTAGGGGGATTTCCTCCCCTGCCTCAGTGCCTGCCCATGCTGGGGTTCCCCAAAAAGCACCACAGAGCAAACTGCAGTCTCTGCCAGAAGATTTCTGCTGATTGCTCAGTACCACCAATTTAATCAGAGAGTCTCCCTGAGCAAACAACACAAGCAGCCTCTTTTCCCCCACCTTCCATCACACATCACttgcattttttcttccctgccacTTGCCTGACTTTGCTTCTAAATAAAGGTGAACCACACACCTCATGGCATGAGGTATTTGAGAGCAAAACACAGGGCCCAGCACACTTggggagagggatggagcatccccaCACTCAGGCGGGACCTGGGCACTGAGAAAGCCTCACTATCAAGAAAACCACCAAACATGGCCTTTGCTCAGCCACAGCCATTCTGGAGACCATGGGATCTTCCTTCACTCCCAATGCTGCATCTCAGCCACTCTGGTAAGTTGGAAGGGGAGGAAACTTTGCACTGGCTGCattttctccctgcccagctaAGTCAGGATGGAAATAGTAAG from Haemorhous mexicanus isolate bHaeMex1 chromosome 23, bHaeMex1.pri, whole genome shotgun sequence includes:
- the LOC132337730 gene encoding phospholipase A2, membrane associated-like isoform X2, encoding MKVLLVLTMLFACSLFTAHGKHPRPFTPGLEGSTVGNLTAHGCYRGWGTSRASVDRCCLLRACCYARLAARRCRVGPVQPLSTARAGIPSCSSGTRCQRAACRCERAARLCRARLGRAQLGRAQLGRRAWCRGRAGRC